Proteins encoded together in one Plasmodium vivax chromosome 6, whole genome shotgun sequence window:
- a CDS encoding hypothetical protein (encoded by transcript PVX_110830A): MPLGDSLGKVFHDKSLNGRIGRSLFQRQHIARFFPADVSQTDLQYYEDDFVDDYDEEMYDESATEYSVDNSNSDMYSSTNSQIESTYERLNTARSNNSFLKNYKESKLKKLKELDSDSHGNRSFISKAKTFVKKLNIQVELELLDVLSDGSSGFPFAIRGNNKKGKIWSAMHKYRVLSPALFGTLITLLLLKISTQFAFVTGVATIFIIAYLFAKVWKCQNIVHHAESNPEL; the protein is encoded by the coding sequence aTGCCCTTAGGGGATTCGCTGGGAAAGGTGTTCCACGATAAATCATTAAATGGAAGGATTGGACGATCACTTTTCCAAAGGCAACATATTGCACGATTTTTTCCTGCTGATGTATCCCAAACGGATTTACAATATTATGAAGATGACTTTGTGGATGATTACGATGAAGAAATGTATGATGAATCAGCAACAGAATATAGTGTTGATAATTCGAACAGTGATATGTATAGCAGCACAAATTCGCAGATAGAGTCGACATATGAAAGATTAAACACAGCTAGATCAAATAATTCGTTCttgaaaaattacaaagaatcaaaattgaaaaaattaaaagagttGGATAGTGATAGCCATGGTAATAGATCATTTATATCAAAAGCTAAGActtttgttaaaaagttaaacatACAAGTTGAATTAGAACTGTTAGACGTTCTGAGCGATGGCAGCAGtggcttcccttttgcgaTTAGAGGAAacaataaaaaggggaaaatttgGAGTGCCATGCATAAATATAGAGTACTTTCTCCAGCTCTATTTGGAACACTTATTAcattattgttattaaaaatttctacCCAATTTGCCTTCGTGACGGGGGTTGCAACTATTTTTATCATAGCATATCTTTTTGCTAAAGTATGGAAATGCCAAAATATAGTTCATCATGCAGAAAGTAACCcagaattataa